A single Myxocyprinus asiaticus isolate MX2 ecotype Aquarium Trade chromosome 50, UBuf_Myxa_2, whole genome shotgun sequence DNA region contains:
- the LOC127438630 gene encoding diphthine methyl ester synthase-like isoform X2, protein MLADRDMVEQQADEILKGADVSDVAFLVVGDPFGATTHSDLVLRALNAGIQYRVIHNASIMNAVGCCGLQLYNFGETVSIVFWTDTWRPESFYDKITKNRDMGLHTLCLLDIKVKEQSMENLMRGRKIYEPPRYMTVAQAAEQILEILQNRQEQGEELAMTEDTVCVGLARVGAEDQAIRSGTLRELASCDLGGPLHSMIISGHLHPLEVDMLKLFSSPEGLKTLKMTDSSTYVS, encoded by the exons ATGCTGGCAGACAGAGACATGGTGGAACAACAAGCAGATGAAATCCTAAAAGGAGCAGATGTCAGTGATGTGGCATTTCTGGTGGTGGGCGATCCTTTTGG TGCCACAACTCATAGTGACTTGGTCCTTCGAGCGTTGAATGCTGGGATACAGTATCGCGTTATACACAACGCCTCCATCATGAACGCGGTAGGCTGCTGTGGATTACAG CTGTACAACTTCGGGGAGACCGTATCCATTGTCTTCTGGACAGACACATGGAGACCTGAGAGCTTCTATGATAAGATCACAAAGAACAGGGATATGGGCCTGCACACGCTGTGCCTGTTGG ATATCAAAGTCAAAGAGCAGTCCATGGAGAATTTAATGAG GGGCCGAAAAATTTATGAGCCCCCCAGGTACATGACCGTCGCTCAGGCAGCTGAGCAAATTCTGGAGATACTGCAAAACCGACAGGAACAGGGCGAGGAGCTAG CAATGACTGAAGACACAGTGTGTGTCGGCCTGGCCCGGGTTGGAGCCGAGGACCAGGCCATCCGTTCTGGGACACTACGTGAGTTGGCCTCCTGTGACCTGGGAGGACCACTTCACTCCATGATTATCAGCGGACACCTTCACCCTCTGGAGGTTGACATGCTCAAACTCTTTAGCAGTCCAGAAGGATTAAAGACCTTGAAGATGACTGATAGTTCCACATACGTTTCTTGA
- the LOC127438630 gene encoding diphthine methyl ester synthase-like isoform X1, translated as MLYFIGLGLGDAKDITVKGLEIIRQCSRVYLEAYTSIMTVGKEALEEYYGRELMLADRDMVEQQADEILKGADVSDVAFLVVGDPFGATTHSDLVLRALNAGIQYRVIHNASIMNAVGCCGLQLYNFGETVSIVFWTDTWRPESFYDKITKNRDMGLHTLCLLDIKVKEQSMENLMRGRKIYEPPRYMTVAQAAEQILEILQNRQEQGEELAMTEDTVCVGLARVGAEDQAIRSGTLRELASCDLGGPLHSMIISGHLHPLEVDMLKLFSSPEGLKTLKMTDSSTYVS; from the exons ATGTTGTATTTTATCGGTCTTGGTCTCGGTGATGCTAAAGACATCACTGTCAAGGGTTTAGAGATCATCCGACAGTGCAGTCGGGTTTATTTGGAGGCTTACACGTCCATAATGACCGTCGGGAAAGAAGCGTTG GAAGAGTATTATGGGCGTGAGCTTATGCTGGCAGACAGAGACATGGTGGAACAACAAGCAGATGAAATCCTAAAAGGAGCAGATGTCAGTGATGTGGCATTTCTGGTGGTGGGCGATCCTTTTGG TGCCACAACTCATAGTGACTTGGTCCTTCGAGCGTTGAATGCTGGGATACAGTATCGCGTTATACACAACGCCTCCATCATGAACGCGGTAGGCTGCTGTGGATTACAG CTGTACAACTTCGGGGAGACCGTATCCATTGTCTTCTGGACAGACACATGGAGACCTGAGAGCTTCTATGATAAGATCACAAAGAACAGGGATATGGGCCTGCACACGCTGTGCCTGTTGG ATATCAAAGTCAAAGAGCAGTCCATGGAGAATTTAATGAG GGGCCGAAAAATTTATGAGCCCCCCAGGTACATGACCGTCGCTCAGGCAGCTGAGCAAATTCTGGAGATACTGCAAAACCGACAGGAACAGGGCGAGGAGCTAG CAATGACTGAAGACACAGTGTGTGTCGGCCTGGCCCGGGTTGGAGCCGAGGACCAGGCCATCCGTTCTGGGACACTACGTGAGTTGGCCTCCTGTGACCTGGGAGGACCACTTCACTCCATGATTATCAGCGGACACCTTCACCCTCTGGAGGTTGACATGCTCAAACTCTTTAGCAGTCCAGAAGGATTAAAGACCTTGAAGATGACTGATAGTTCCACATACGTTTCTTGA